Within the Prevotella scopos JCM 17725 genome, the region ATTTGAACCAAAGACAAATACCTTACTCCCCGTACTAACAGCCTTCATTGCCGTAAACGAACTGAAGTTACTATTTGCTTGCAGTGCTTGCCAGCTAAAGACATTACCCTTCTGCTTGTGGACATTCACAGAAATTTTATAATCTCTATACTCGCTTCCTTGGTTTGAATAAACACGGAAGAAACGTGGAGTACTAAAATTGATGGAATCATTGCTGTTGTAATAAGAGTACTTCTCGTCAGTTGTTGACTTAATAACAACCGTTCCACTATTCTTAGTTACAATCTTCGCTAAGACATTGCTTGCCTTTGTGCCGTATGGTAAAGAGTCAGGGTTATAAATCAAGCCCTGTTCCTGATCGATATAAAACTTTACCTTAGCAGCATTGAAGTTTGCTGTATAAGAACTATCGCTACCATTCTTGGCAACAGTGTCGCGAACTTGCTTCAACTGCCCCAAAGAAAAGCTCAAAATAGCCGTGTCTTTGTAACTTACGCTGTTTTTCTCGTCGTCGTCCTTAAGACAAGAAGTCATTGTCAAAGTAGCCATCATTAAAGCTACGAGAGTATATATCTTATTACGCATCAGATACTAATAATTGAATTTAGCTGCAAATTTAATCAGAATTCTTCAGATTCAACGCCTTTAAGGGGGTTAATTATGTAAAATATGGAAAATAACCACTTTTTTTTAAGTTTGTTTAGTAAGTATTGCCAAAGTAACGATAAACTTGAAGAAAAAAGACCAATAAATCACATCTGATAAGCTTCTGCTATCTTACTTACCTTCACCTAAACTTTTCGATTGACATTATAGTCTTTTTACTCATCTTCTTCCGACTTAAAACCTAATCCTTCTTCTACTTTTCTACGACTTTAATTGTTTACTTATTTCGCATTGCATAGCTAACTGATTACCATTGAAAAGAAGGATGAAACACTAAGATAAGATAAGGTCTTTCCCAAATCAAACTTACTTTTTTAACCTACTGAAGATCAGCTAAATATCATTCAAATACATCTCTACATCTTTCTATGAACATGCTAATGGTCCGCACCACTCGTGCTAAGCCTCCGCACGACCTGTGCGGAGGCTTAGCACGAGTGGTGCGGATACTCTTCACATTTCGCCACAATTGCCATCAGAAGTTTAATATTCAGATGAGAATCACAAAGCAAGCCTACTACATGATAAACCATACTGAGAAGTAGAGGAAAATGGAGGTTGAATGTACATAATAAGAGATGATAGTAGAGACATCCTAACTAAAAATTTATTCACAAACAAAGACGGATAACCTTACCAAAACAAACTTTGCTGTCACTCCTGTCACTCAAAACCATTACATAACTCATTAACAATCAGCACTATTACACGAAGTGTTAAAAGTGACAGCAAAACAAAATTAAAATTACTGTAGTAAAAGTACGTTATATTTCTACCTAAAATTATCAGTCTTATTATTCTCTATTACAGCAGGACAAACAAAAACTCCCACCCGTATTGCTACGGATGGGAGTCATTATTATCTATTCAGAAGTATTCCGAAAGGATTAGAGCTGTGGACCAGCTGCTACGAGAGCCTTACCAGCCTCGTTTGTCTCGTACTTCTTGAAGTTCTTGATGAAACGCTCTGCGAGGTCTTTAGCCTTCTTATCCCACTCAGCAGCATCAGCGTAAGTGTCACGTGGATCGAGGATCTCTGTTGCAACACCTTCGAGCTTTGTAGGAACAGTGAAGTCGAAGTAAGGAATCTGCTTTGTTGGAGCAGCGTCGATTGAGTGGTTCAAGATAGCGTCGATGATACCACGAGTATCGCGGATAGAGATACGCTTGCCTGTACCATTCCAACCAGTGTTAACCAAGTAAGCCTTAGCACCACTCTGCTGCATCTTCTTAACCAACTCCTCAGCATACTTTGTTGGGTGGAGCTCCAAGAATGCCTGACCGAAGCAAGCAGAGAATGTTGGAGTAGGCTCAGTGATACCACGCTCTGTACCAGCCAACTTAGCTGTGAAACCAGAGAGGAAGTAGTACTTAGTCTGCTCTGGAGTCAAGATAGATACTGGAGGCAATACACCGAATGCATCAGCTGAAAGGAAGATAACCTGCTTAGCAGCTGGACCCTGAGACTCAGGACGCTGGATGTTCTTAATGTGGTAGATTGGGTAAGAAACACGAGTGTTCTCAGTTACGCTCTTATCAGCGAAGTCAATCTTACCATTCTCGTCAACTGTTACATTCTCGAGGAGAGCATCACGTGTGATAGCGCCATAGATGTCTGGCTCAGACTCCTTGTCAAGGTTGATAACCTTAGCATAGCAACCACCCTCGTAGTTGAAGATACCCTTGTCATCCCATCCGTGCTCGTCATCACCGATGAGCTTACGCTTTGGATCGGTAGAAAGAGTAGTCTTACCTGTACCAGAAAGACCGAAGAAGATAGCTGTGTTCTCACCATTCATGTCAGTGTTAGCAGAGCAGTGCATAGAAGCCATACCCTTCAATGGCAAGAAGTAGTTCATCATAGAGAACATACCCTTCTTCATCTCACCACCATACCATGTGTTAACGATTACCTGCTCCTTAGTTGTTACGTTGAACATAACGCAAGTCTCTGAATGAAGACCGAGTTCCTTCCAGTTCTCAACCTTAGCCTTAGAAGCGTTGTAAACGATGAAGTCTGGCTCCTGATCGAAGTCTGCCTCTGACTTTGGACGGATGAACATGTTTGTTACAAAGTGAGCCTGCCAAGCAACCTCAACGATGAAACGAATCTTCATACGTGTATCCTTGTGAGTACCGCAGAAACCATCAACTACGAAAAGACGCTTGTTAGAAAGCTCCTTCTTAGCGATGTCCTTAACAGCTGTCCAAGCTTCCTTAGAAGCACGGTGGTTGTCGTTATGGTATTCCTCTGAATCCCACCATACTGTATCGTGAGAGTTCTCATCATCAACGATGAACTTATCCTTAGGAGAACGACCAGTGTAGATACCAGTCATTACGTTTACTGCACCAAGCTCAGTCTCCTGACCTCTTTCATAGCCCTGAAGACTCTCTTTTGTTTCTTCATTGAACAATACTTCGTAAGAAGGATTGTAAAGTACTTCTGTTGTACCTGTAATACCGTACTTCTCAAGTACGCTCTTATCAAACTTTGCCATTTCTTATAAATGTATTTAGTTGAAAATTGATTTGTTCACTGTTTTTATGTCCTATTTACTAAGACACCGCAAAGGTAATATATTTATTAAATTCACACAAAAAATACCGAAGAAAAAGTATCAAAGTATTTGCTTAGAAGGTTAAAGAAATAAAAAAAACAAGAAGCATGGCTATATTTGCAAATCAGACTTTGCAAAACCTCAGATTTATTTCTTACTTTTGCCGAAATTTTGCAGAGCAAGTTGCTAACTTGCTTATCTATAACACCTAAGACTTAAAATGGACATCATTAATTTTTCAGAGCAGAACTCTATTATCAATCAGTATTTAGCAGAAATCCGTGATAAGGATTATCAGAAGAATCGTTTGCTCTTCCGCAACAATGTTATGCGTATCGGAGAGTTCGAAGCTTTTGAAATTTCTAAAACACTGAACTACGAACCAAAGGATGTTGTTACTCCATTAGGTACGGCTCAGGTTAATGTACCAACTGACAAGATTGTTTTGGCTACTATTTTCCGTGCTGGATTGCCTTTCCATAACGGTTTCCTTAACATATTCGACCATGCTGGTAATGCCTTCGTTAGTGCTTATCGAGAATATACGGATGCTGAACATCATGAGGTAGGTATTCACGTTGAATATCTTGCTACACCTGATATCAATGGTAAGACACTTATCATCGCTGACCCAATGTTGGCTACGGGTGGTTCTATGGAGCTTGGCTACAAAGCCATCCTTTCAAAAGGAACACCTCGTCATGTGCATGTTGCTTGTCTTTTGGCTACACCAGAAGGTATCGCACATATCCGCAAAACTTTCCCTGAAGACTCTACCACCATCTGGTGTGCAGCAATTGACGAAGGACTGAACGAGCATAAGTACATTGTTCCTGGCTTCGGTGATGCTGGCGACTTGTGCTATGGTGAGAAGTTATAAAGATACTCTATAAATCTTCAAATCGGTTCATTAGAGATATATAGAAGCTGATTTTCATAAATCCTTACGTCTAACGTATGAAGCACTTACAACTCATATTTTAGCTTCAAAAGGAAGTCTATGACCAATCAAAGCTTTCTCTCTTATGAACCGATTTAGTATTACATTACTTTTACATAAGTGCATTATGAAGAAGTCTGTTGTATTGATGATTGTTACCTTTGGATTAATAGTATCTATATTTGCAGTGTTTGCTCTAAATAGATGGTATCCAACGCATGGGCATGCAGACTGGGATGAGGTTCAACAATTCACAGCAGGCAAGATACCTGTTAATCCAAAAGACTTCCGAAGTGATTTTGAAGAGATATTCGAACAGGTCAAAAAGAAATACCCATATATTACTAAGAAACACATCAACCTTGATTCGATTCACGCCACCTGCCTTCAACGAATTGACACCATGCAATCGAAAGTGGCTTATTCATTACTTATAATGGAATTCTTTGCCAATTTGAAATGCACTCATGCAAATAATGAAAGCATACTATATCCTTGGTTCATACAAGGGGATAATATCACAGTCATTGAGAATCGTGTGTTTATTAATCACCCTTCAGTCTTTGCTATAAAGGCAGGATTGCAAGATAAAGACGAGATTGTAACTGTTGATGGTGTATCTACAAATAAATGGGTGATGCATAATAGCAAATATGTCTCAGCTTCAACAGATGCCACTCGCTATCTACTATCAGCTTTGACCATACTCTGTAGTTATACAAGTTCTATAAAGACACTTGGAATTATTCGCCATGGAAGACCCATAACTATCACCATTCATCTACAATCGAAGTCTTTTCCCACAAAGGAAGAGGAACAAAATGTAACTTGGAGGATGGTTTCTTCAAAGGTTGGATATATAAATGTGAAAAGCATGCAAGACAATGCTTACACTGAATTCACCAAAGCTTTGAAGCATCTAAGCAAACTTCCATACTTGATAGTTGATGTGCGTCAGAATGGGGGAGGCAACAGTTGGATAGGAGATAATATTGCGCAGAATTTAATAAAAGGTAAACGACGTAATTGGAATGGGTCTACAATTTCTCCTTCCCCTAACAGCTATAAGGGAAAAGTAATCATCTTGATGGGTAATTACTCCTGTTCTTCCGCTGAGACTTTTCTCATTACAATGAAAGAAAGTGGTGATGCCGTGTTGGTTGGTACATCTTCAGCTGGTGATACAGGTGGTGTTATTTGTCTTTTTAAGACTTCACACGGAATATTCTATCGACTTCCTGTAGGACATTCGTCAGGTTCTTCTCCCAAGGGTTTCCCATTAGAAGGGAAAGGAATAAGCCCGAACTATTTGGTACCAATGAAAGTTAATGATTTCTTATCAGGGAAAGATACTCAATTGTCTTATGCTCTTCAACTGTTTCAAAAATAGCAGTCAGCATTAGAAAGTTTATATGTATGCTTGTTCTCGAATATATTATCGAATCTAAGGCAAGCGCTTCACTTCTACTCAAGACTCCCCTTACATAAACAAAGGACGATAAAAGCGAAATACTTCTATCGTCCCTTTGCTATTCATTCTTGCTTTCTCTGCTTATATCTTAGAGACAATATGCCTTCTATAAACATCCAAGTGCGATTTCTGTAAGACTTCACTAATATGATTCATACGCAGTTTCTGACTCATGTCAGTATCGTTTTGCGTCTCATCCTCCTGCATCATAATACGACCATTGCCCTCAACAGGTAAGAACTCATACCACTCCACAGGTACATCATGCCATGAACCGTCACCACCATACTTACTAATATAAGACATACGACGTTCTG harbors:
- the pckA gene encoding phosphoenolpyruvate carboxykinase (ATP), translated to MAKFDKSVLEKYGITGTTEVLYNPSYEVLFNEETKESLQGYERGQETELGAVNVMTGIYTGRSPKDKFIVDDENSHDTVWWDSEEYHNDNHRASKEAWTAVKDIAKKELSNKRLFVVDGFCGTHKDTRMKIRFIVEVAWQAHFVTNMFIRPKSEADFDQEPDFIVYNASKAKVENWKELGLHSETCVMFNVTTKEQVIVNTWYGGEMKKGMFSMMNYFLPLKGMASMHCSANTDMNGENTAIFFGLSGTGKTTLSTDPKRKLIGDDEHGWDDKGIFNYEGGCYAKVINLDKESEPDIYGAITRDALLENVTVDENGKIDFADKSVTENTRVSYPIYHIKNIQRPESQGPAAKQVIFLSADAFGVLPPVSILTPEQTKYYFLSGFTAKLAGTERGITEPTPTFSACFGQAFLELHPTKYAEELVKKMQQSGAKAYLVNTGWNGTGKRISIRDTRGIIDAILNHSIDAAPTKQIPYFDFTVPTKLEGVATEILDPRDTYADAAEWDKKAKDLAERFIKNFKKYETNEAGKALVAAGPQL
- the upp gene encoding uracil phosphoribosyltransferase; translated protein: MDIINFSEQNSIINQYLAEIRDKDYQKNRLLFRNNVMRIGEFEAFEISKTLNYEPKDVVTPLGTAQVNVPTDKIVLATIFRAGLPFHNGFLNIFDHAGNAFVSAYREYTDAEHHEVGIHVEYLATPDINGKTLIIADPMLATGGSMELGYKAILSKGTPRHVHVACLLATPEGIAHIRKTFPEDSTTIWCAAIDEGLNEHKYIVPGFGDAGDLCYGEKL
- a CDS encoding S41 family peptidase; amino-acid sequence: MNRFSITLLLHKCIMKKSVVLMIVTFGLIVSIFAVFALNRWYPTHGHADWDEVQQFTAGKIPVNPKDFRSDFEEIFEQVKKKYPYITKKHINLDSIHATCLQRIDTMQSKVAYSLLIMEFFANLKCTHANNESILYPWFIQGDNITVIENRVFINHPSVFAIKAGLQDKDEIVTVDGVSTNKWVMHNSKYVSASTDATRYLLSALTILCSYTSSIKTLGIIRHGRPITITIHLQSKSFPTKEEEQNVTWRMVSSKVGYINVKSMQDNAYTEFTKALKHLSKLPYLIVDVRQNGGGNSWIGDNIAQNLIKGKRRNWNGSTISPSPNSYKGKVIILMGNYSCSSAETFLITMKESGDAVLVGTSSAGDTGGVICLFKTSHGIFYRLPVGHSSGSSPKGFPLEGKGISPNYLVPMKVNDFLSGKDTQLSYALQLFQK